A single genomic interval of Pyrus communis chromosome 7, drPyrComm1.1, whole genome shotgun sequence harbors:
- the LOC137740654 gene encoding uncharacterized protein: protein MLVTTCISVYIIDVVNYSNGYLNTARAFVDALICNCATVIFRLYDSDCNGKVSFNDVLEVLRDLSGSFLFDEKRENVLAQVLQEAGYTTESSLISDDFVKVLGSCGLKMQLEVPIDLVVFSWFDFPLVVPIEGEV from the exons ATGTTAGTGACTACTTGTATTTCTGTGTACATTATCGATGTTGTTAATTATTCAAATGGGTATTTGAACACTGCACGCGCGTTTGTGGATGCATTGATATGCAACTGTGCGACAG TTATTTTCAGGTTATATGACTCAGACTGTAATGGAAAGGTGTCCTTCAATGATGTATTAGAAGTGCTGCGTGATTTGTCGGGTTCATTCCTTTTTGACGAGAAAAGAGAg AATGTGTTGGCCCAAGTCTTGCAAGAAGCAGGTTATACAACGGAATCTTCTTTGATATCAGATGACTTCGTTAAG GTTCTTGGTAGTTGTGGTCTAAAAATGCAGTTGGAAGTGCCAATCGACTTAGTGGTTTTCTCATGGTTCGATTTTCCTCTTGTTGTACCAATTGAAGGTGAAGTTTGA
- the LOC137738959 gene encoding pyrophosphate-energized vacuolar membrane proton pump-like yields the protein MVVLLSTLATEIVIPVAAVVGIVFSLVQWYLVSRVKVTPERQVPPSGPNSNKNGYNDNLIEEEEGLNDQNVVTKCAEIQNAISEGSTSFLFTMYQYVGVFMVVFAILIFLFLGSVEGFSTKSQPCTYDAKKTCKPALATAIFSTVAFVLGGITSVLSGFLGMKIATYANARTTLEARKGVGKAFITAFRSGAVMGFLLAANGLLVLFITINLFKLYYGDDWEGLFESITGYGLGGSSMALFGRVGGGIYTKAADVGADLVGKVERNIPEDDPRNPAVIADNVGDNVGDIAGMGSDLFGSYAESSCAALVVASISSFGINHEFTSMLYPLLVSSVGIIVCLITTLFATDFFEIKAVKEIEPALKKQLIISTVLMTIGIAIVSWIALPSSFTIFNFGVQKVVKNWQLFLCVAVGLWAGLIIGFVTEYYTSNAYSPVQDVADSCRTGAATNVIFGLALGYKSVIIPIFAIAVSIYVSFSFAAMYGIAVAALGMLSTIATGLAIDAYGPISDNAGGIAEMAGMSHRIRERTDALDAAGNTTAAIGKGFAIGSAALVSLALFGAFVSRAAISTVDVLTPKVFIGLIVGAMLPYWFSAMTMKSVGSAALKMVEEVRRQFNTIPGLMEGTAKPDYATCVKISTDASIKEMIPPGALVILTPLIVGTFFGVETLSGVLAGSLVSGVQIAISASNTGGAWDNAKKYIEAGASEHARSLGPKGSDPHKAAVIGDTIGDPLKDTSGPSLNILIKLMAVESLVFAPFFATHGGLLFKIF from the exons ATGGTGGTTCTTCTCTCAACCCTCGCGACGGAGATTGTGATCCCCGTCGCCGCCGTCGTGGGGATCGTGTTCTCGCTCGTCCAGTGGTACCTGGTCTCGCGCGTGAAGGTCACGCCCGAGCGCCAAGTGCCGCCGTCCGGCCCCAACAGTAACAAGAATGGCTACAATGACAacctaattgaggaggaggaaggctTGAATGACCAAAACGTCGTCACTAAGTGCGCTGAGATACAGAACGCTATCTCTGAAG GTTCAACATCCTTTCTTTTCACTATGTATCAGTATGTTGGGGTCTTCATGGTTGTCTTTGCAATTCtgatcttcctcttccttgGGTCTGTGGAGGGTTTCAGCACAAAGAGCCAGCCCTGCACGTATGATGCCAAAAAGACCTGCAAGCCAGCACTTGCAACTGCAATTTTCAGCACTGTAGCTTTTGTACTTGGTGGTATTACCTCTGTTCTGTCCGGTTTTCTTGGCATGAAAATTGCCACTTATGCCAATGCTAGGACAACATTGGAAGCCAGAAAAGGTGTTGGGAAGGCCTTTATTACTGCATTTAGGTCTGGTGCGGTTATGGGTTTTCTCCTTGCCGCAAATGGTCTTTTGGTACTTTTCATTACTATCAATCTCTTTAAGCTGTACTATGGTGATGACTGGGAAGGACTTTTTGAGTCCATTACTGGCTATGGTCTCGGTGGATCATCCATGGCTCTCTTCGGGAGAGTCGGTGGTGGTATCTATACCAAGGCGGCTGATGTTGGGGCTGACCTGGTAGGAAAAGTTGAAAGAAACATTCCTGAAGATGACCCAAGAAACCCAGCT GTGATTGCTGACAATGTTGGTGACAATGTTGGGGATATTGCTGGTATGGGATCTGATCTTTTTGGCTCATATGCCGAATCATCTTGTGCTGCCCTGGTTGTTGCTTCCATTTCCTCATTTGGAATCAACCATGAGTTCACCTCTATGTTGTATCCTCTCCTTGTCAGTTCTGTTGGCATCATTGTTTGTTTAATCACAACCCTTTTTGCCACCGATTTCTTTGAGATCAAGGCTGTCAAGGAAATTGAACCAGCTTTGAAAAAGCAGCTTATCATCTCCACTGTTCTCATGACTATTGGAATTGCAATTGTAAGCTGGATTGCTCTGCCATCATCCTtcacaattttcaattttggagtTCAGAAAGTTGTTAAAAACTG GCAGTTGTTCTTGTGTGTGGCTGTTGGTCTTTGGGCTGGACTCATTATTGGGTTCGTCACCGAGTATTATACTAGCAATGCATACAG CCCGGTGCAAGATGTTGCTGATTCCTGCAGGACTGGTGCTGCTACCAATGTTATCTTTGGGCTTGCTCTGGGATACAAATCAGTCATCATTCCAATTTTTGCTATTGCAGTCAGTATTTACGTTAGTTTTAGCTTTGCTGCTATGTATGGCATTGCAGTGGCTGCACTTGGGATGCTGAGCACCATTGCTACCGGGTTGGCCATTGATGCTTATGGGCCCATCAGTGACAATGCCGGAGGCATTGCTGAAATGGCTGGCATGAGCCATAGAATCCGTGAGAGAACTGATGCTCTAGATGCTGCTGGGAATACCACTGCAGCTATTGGAAAG GGATTTGCCATTGGATCTGCTGCTCTGGTGTCTTTGGCTCTTTTTGGCGCCTTTGTGAGTCGTGCAGCAATCTCAACCGTTGATGTCTTAACCCCAAAGGTCTTTATTGGACTTATCGTGGGTGCAATGCTTCCTTACTGGTTCTCTGCCATGACCATGAAGAGTGTGGGAAGTGCAGCGCTAaaaatggttgaggaagtcCGCAGGCAGTTCAATACCATTCCAGGTCTTATGGAGGGTACTGCTAAGCCCGATTATGCTACCTGCGTCAAGATCTCCACTGATGCATCCATCAAGGAGATGATTCCACCAGGTGCCCTTGTCATTCTTACACCTCTCATTGTTGGAACATTCTTCGGCGTGGAGACCCTATCCGGTGTCCTGGCTGGTTCCCTTGTTTCCGGCGTGCAG ATAGCAATATCTGCTTCTAACACTGGCGGTGCATGGGACAATGCTAAGAAGTACATTGAG GCTGGTGCTTCAGAGCATGCAAGGAGCCTTGGGCCGAAGGGTTCAGACCCACACAAGGCAGCAGTGATTGGTGACACCATTGGAGACCCACTCAAGGACACCTCAGGGCCATCACTCAACATCCTCATTAAGCTCATGGCGGTGGAGTCCCTCGTGTTTGCTCCCTTCTTCGCCACTCACGGAGGCCTACTTTTCAAGATCTTTTGA